Proteins encoded in a region of the Podarcis muralis chromosome 2, rPodMur119.hap1.1, whole genome shotgun sequence genome:
- the LOC114589642 gene encoding uncharacterized protein LOC114589642, whose translation MRELKDCEQGSPYKAPSMGATTGPCSFFWLLNSSGRMSETNPANLARMEGGRWMVDLVRLSPASLPTPSEHSLPGTSETSGPSSLLWLLASSGRMKETDPANLARMEGGRWTVDLVRLSPAPLLSTSERSLPGTSERSR comes from the exons ATGAGAGAGCTCAAGGATTGTGAACAGGGCTCTCCATACAAAGCACCTAGCATGGGGGCGACTACAG gaccctgcagCTTCTTTTGGCTCCTCAACTCCTCAGGAAGGATGAGTGAGACAAATCCTGCAAACCTagcgaggatggaagggggaagatggatgGTTGACCTGGTCCGGCTGTCTCCTGCATCGCTCCCCACACCttctgagcattccctcccagggACCTCTGAGACATCTG gaccctCTAGCTTGCTTTGGCTCCTTGCctcctcaggaaggatgaaagagacggatcctgcaaacctagcaaggatggaagggggaagatggacggttgacctggtccgGCTGTCTCCTGCACCCCTCCTCTCAACCTCTGAGCGCTCCCTCCCAGGGACCTCCGAGAGATCTA GATAA
- the LOC114592759 gene encoding uncharacterized protein LOC114592759, with product MSETDPVKLEEMEEGRWTHDLVRLSPASLPTTSERSLPGTSERSDGDESEGKNKGEHNRIHIAENSDKYSECGENIRRSSQCTSRQRKSFIRRNTLTSHERTQSREKLYQCRECGKSFNQKGNLTLHQRVHTGEKPYNCLECGKSFSHWGNLTSHQRVHTGEKPYQCLECGKNFSHRQNLASHQRIHTGEKPYQCLECGKSFNRKGHLTSHHKIHTGEKPYRCLECGKRFTQEGNLTSHQRIHTGEKPYQCFQCGKSFRLSGDLTSHQRIHTGEKPYQCLECGKSFSTWVNLTSHQRIHTGEKPYQCLDCGKSFSRKESLTTHQRIHTGEKPYQCLECGKGFHLSGHLTSHQRLHTGEKPYHCSECGKSFRLSGDLTSHQRVHTGEKPYQCLECGKSFNQSAHLTSHQRTHTGEKPYQCLECGKSFREGHKLTSHKRIHTGEKPYQCLECGKSFSQSATLSSHHRIHTGEKPYQCSECGKSFSQEGNLTSHQRIHTGEKPYQCFECGKGFSRKDSLTTHQRMHTGEKPYQCLECGKSFPQEGNLTSHQRIHTGGKPYQCFECGKGFSQKESLTTHQRIHTGEKPYQCFECGKGFSRKDSLTSHHRIHTGEKPYQCLECGKSFTDSSSLTSHRIIHTGEKPYQCLECGKSFSQRGNLTSHQRIHTTEKTS from the coding sequence atggtgatgaaTCAGAAGGGAAGAACAAGGGGGAGCACAACAGAATCCACATAGCGGAGAATTCAGATAAATATTCAGAGTGTGGAGAGAACATCCGTCGGAGCTCCCAGTGCACCTCCCGTCAAAGAAAGAGCTTCATTCGAAGGAATACCCTCACTTCACACGAAAGAACACAGAGTAGGGAGAAATTGTATCAGTgcagagaatgtggaaagagcttcaatcaaaaGGGTAatctcactttgcatcaaagagttcacacaggggagaaaccatataattgcttggaatgtggaaagagcttcagtcactgggggaatctcacttcccatcaaagagttcatacaggggagaaaccgtatcagtgcttggaatgtgggaagaacttTAGTCACCGCCAGAATCTCgcttctcatcaaagaattcatacaggggagaaaccctatcagtgcttggaatgtggaaagagcttcaatcggaaGGGTcacctcacttcccatcacaaaattcatacaggggagaaaccctatcggtgcttggaatgtgggaagcgcTTCACTCAGGAGGGgaatctcacttctcatcaaagaattcatacaggggagaaaccctatcagtgcttccaatgtgggaagagctttcgTCTGAGTggtgatctcacttcccatcaaagaattcatacaggggagaaaccctatcagtgcttggaatgtggaaagagcttcagtacgtgGGTgaatctcacttctcatcaaagaattcatacaggggagaaaccctatcagtgcttggattgtggaaagagcttcagtcggaaggaaAGTCTTactacccatcaaagaattcatacaggggagaaaccctatcagtgcttggaatgtggaaaaggTTTTCATCTGAGTGGTCATCTGACTTCCCATCAAAGacttcatacaggagagaaaccgtatcactgctcagaatgtggaaagagctttcgtctgAGTGGTGATCtgacttcccatcaaagagttcacacaggggaaaaaccctatcagtgcttggaatgtggaaagagctttaatcaaagcgcacatctcacttcccatcaaagaactcatacaggggagaaaccctatcagtgcttggaatgtgggaaaagcttccgGGAGGGCCACAAGCTCACTTCCcataaaagaattcatacaggggagaaaccctatcagtgcttggaatgcggaaagagcttcagtcaaagtgccACACTCTCTTCCCaccacagaattcatacaggggagaaaccctatcagtgctcagaatgtggaaagagcttcagtcaggaggggaatctcacttctcatcagagaattcatacaggggaaaaaccctatcagtgcttcgaatgtggaaagggcttcagtcgGAAGGATAGTCTTACTACCCATCAAAGAatgcatacaggggagaaaccctatcagtgcttggaatgtggaaagagcttccctcAGGAGGGGAATCTCACTtctcatcagagaattcatacagggggaaaaccctatcagtgcttcgaatgtggaaaggGTTTCAGTCAGAAGGAAAGTCTTactacccatcaaagaattcatacaggggaaaaaccctatcagtgcttcgaatgtggaaagggcttcagtcggaaggatagtctcacttcccatcacagaattcatacaggggagaaaccctatcagtgcttggaatgtggaaagagcttcactgatagctccagtctcacttcccatcgcataattcatacaggagaaaaaccctatcagtgcttggaatgtgggaaaagcttcagtcagaggggcaatctcacttcccatcaaagaatccatacaacaGAGAAAACGTcttag